The DNA window ACCAGGGGTTTGATGCGAGCTCCATACTAAATTACTCAAAATACGTAAACAAGCTAAATTTAAAGCTTTGTAAGTGTATCCAGAAATATTTCTagataaaatatctttaatACAATTCATTAAATCATCATTCTCCACAATCATTTGTCTCTTGTGCTCGTTAATTGCTGAAATGTTTGCTAGAATATATAATATGGATAGCAAAATTCTGAATTGTACCTCATTGTTgacatttaattttttcatcttGCTTGCCAAAAATTCAAACAAATAACATGATTCAGTAACATCGCTTTGGCAATCTTTAATTGTTTCAGTTAAAAAGCATTTCAAAAgcatatttattaatttacgTGAACTGCATGTTAAATTGGCCAATAAATAGAAACACTGTTCTTGAATTTTCCAGTTTGGATCAATAgtatatttcaaaattttttctaaagaAATTTGACTCAATAACTCCACTCTGACTTCAACAGACGATTCAAAGGTTCTATTTCTTAAAACCCACAAATTATTTAAGATCACATCGGggttgaaataaaaaacattcGGGTCTTGGAAAagatcaaatattttattaagtgaaccaatgaaaatacttccattagaaaatataaagggCTGCAGAGGCGAAAActctaaagaaaaattcgATATAATGCCTAATGCAAATGCCAAGATTTCCACTTCACttttcaacaattttttttgcaatgTGCTATtcttgaaataaaaaattagatcAATTTCGCTAGAtaccaaatttaaaaaggtATTTGCTATAACTTtgcttttaaaatatttcctTAGTGATGAAGCGCTTCGTGTTAATGATTTGGTTAAAATTAACATCGACTTTGTTAGCTCTGATGTTATTAAACATGGGTATGCTTCGTCAGTATCATATACTGGCAATTGTAACgccttttttaaattttcaacATGACCATTGATACCATTCCTAATAATTTCCACCAAATGACTTCCGGTAACAACCCCATCTTTTACAGTATCATCTCTATCACCAATAGTACCCCTATAATTTGAATCAGCGTcttgataaattttattaattctatctaataaagttttatttttctggTTTTTTTGAAGCTCTTTGCCACCGTTTGATTCGGTGCAGGCAGAAGATAGTCTAAGTCtctttttggtttttttatttttttgcaatAGTTCTTCTGCATTATAGAATGGAAATTTAAAATCCAATAGAGTAAACTTGTAGTCAGCATTATAAGAACACAATAAACTCAGTAACTCAAACAACTGTGCCAACTCGTGATATGATGCCATAGTGTGCTGTCTATATTGtaataaactaaaaaatctttcttcaaaataaggcattaaaaaattattaagtATACCTTGCGAAAATTGATCCAGCATAATGGTATCGTTTCTAAAcgaaattaaaagaatatcTAAAACATCAAACCACCAAGGTAAATTGTCAACTACTTCTTGGTGctgataaattaaaagatataattCGCTAAAATCGCCATCATACTCTGCACTAGTCAATAAGTATTTGATTGCAGCGCATTTTAATTCTAAATTGTCGATTGCTTtggtaaatattttgacAAACACCTTGAGGCGAGAGTACTCATCGATATCCATAAAACTTGCCTCATTTTTAGTTGTTTTATTCGACAGCAAAATCATcgtttttgttaaaatttcGATTTCATAtggatttaaaaattgtaaaactTTTAGATTCGGAGTCTTGATATTGGATGGTAGTAAGTGGTTAATGtataaaactttaaaatcCAACGCATATCTATATTTCTCATAAaacatatttaatattaaggGAATTatagtaaaaaatttattttccctGTTGATTGATCTTTGATAAGTTAACTTCATTAAAATATCCAATATTTCCGAAACACATTTGTAAATTAAAGTAGGACGTTCATCGGTGGCATTGGTTATTGTGTCCTGTGTGTTGatgtaaattttttccaaaagaTCGGCGCTGAATTCTATAAATTGGTCTGTAATATAAGGTTTTTTGTTCTCAATACTTTCGTCAGCTTCGTGCTGCTGTAATAGAGCTTTAGGAACTGAATATTGTAAGCCAGTGTTGATACagcaaaaatatttgtaagTGAATTCCAAATCTACTGCTGACCCAACTTTGAGCCTCCcagttattaataaaaaaatcaactTTAGCAAATATGTGGATGTGTCTATTGGATAAACATTTATTTCCAAATTGAATaaaccaataaaaatttcCAATATATCATCTCTTGAGGGCACAATTGAGTCATCGCTAATAGTTCCAGTAATAATTTGAATGTGgttgtttaataataatgttagcAACTCATCAAGTAAATCAGTACCTTGAAGCTTTTTCGTTTTACAATCTGAAATAAATTTCACTTTGGAAAAAGCATCGCCCATTATACTATGCTTGATTTCTCTTAGTCTGGTTGGGCTTAAATATGGCATGGTTTCTGGTACTGtggttaaatatttatatgcttttattgttgttgttgttgttgttgttcttgATATAATTgtgtaaataaaacaagttATTGTTATAGCTTATGAACAAGTTAGAAGATGATTTCACACCGCTCCCccctttaaaaattaaaaaagttactCACATCCGTACAGCCACCGTTGCTTCTTGCTTATTATAATTTCCTTTGTGTgtaaaatatatcaatttGTACGGCagttagaaaaaaagggaaggggggggggggggggggcagggggaaaagaaaaagaaatgccCTTATCCGAATATTCTACGGATAATGCACAAACAGGActtaaaagaaagaaagaaagagagagaggaaaagggaaaaaaaaaaaaaaaaaaaaaaaaaaatgacagctgttttgttattttttttgcatgAGATCGTATGCGAATTAGCGTTTTAACTCATTTAAAGTTGTTACTATTTAAGTAAAATCACAGATATATAAGTAAATAGATCCGGAgagaagaggaaaaaagaaaagaaaagattcGAGAAATtgctttaaattttaatattaggATGAATAATTTGACAAGTATAATTAGTAATTATGTTGATACTAAAAAGATTAAGCATGTATTAGATAAAACACAATCGTATGTTGATCAAACAAAGTTTGTTACatcaaaaaacatttttaccGCCATATCATTTTGCTTATTAAGTTTGATTTATCTGTTGGCCAAATCAAcacctaaaaaaaaaaagaaattgcaaaagaaaaaaagtcatAAAAATAGAGACATAGGTCTTTCAACTAGTAAACCTCCTTCGAAAAAAAGTCATGATGAACAGATTAAAAGTGCTTTAAACAAATATGATAGTGAATATAAAGAAGGGGTGACCAGATTAGTGACAAACTACAATCCAGAGTTGCAAGATGATgtatatcaaaaaaattattacaatgaaatgttattaaagttattgATTGAATTAGATGGTGTTGATTTAACAACCATTGAGAATCCTGAATTGAAAAGTGAGTTGAAAAGCAAAAGGAAAACTGCCATCAGATCCATTCAAGCTGAATTGCATAAATTGGACGCATTATAATAGCTGTTATATTTGTTGGTCtctataaaaaataaataagagttttttcttttttttttttttttttttttttttcatcttttttatcttttttatccttCTTTAGTAtttaatttgtattttatatcTATTGTTGTAttgtaatataaaaaaatatatctctaaatgttgtttttccttttattttttggaaacttgtggtttcatatttttttaaacagtAGTCGAGATATATACTTTAGTACTTGTAGTTTTCCGAGATGagttttataattttaaaaattgtcGTTTTACATCTGTTGTACTGTCACTTCTTTCGTGAGGTGAATTATTTGCTAGTTagcgtttttttttttttgttaatcaatttatttattttcaaatcagTTTTGAAGATATAAGTGtaaatttcctttttggGATATAACAAGGAATTCgataattttaaacaagTGTTTTTCTATTTACTAAGTACCATTTTTAGTTATCATTCCTATTTCTTTCGTTTTAACTGGTAAGTGGATAataagtaataaaaataatttcacTTAAATGAGACCCTGagtttccaatttttttttcttaaagtTACAGTATATAAAGGTTAGATCTATATATTAGAATaatgtaaaataataatgttccTCTCGGAAAATATCTATCCAAGTCCTTGTATATATCAAAATTAGGATTGTATGTTtgtcttttattaatattattattattggcaaTTATCATAAGAATACTGACAAAACCAAAAGCAGATAAagagaggaaaaaaaaaaaaaaaaaaaaaaaaaacagagagaaaaagagagagGGAAAATGAGTATCTTTATCCactttttattctatttttcgTTAGCATTTTATACGCTTGTAGAATCAGCTTCTCAGCAAATGACactttccaaaaaaaaaataactaataatagtaattatAATGAcagtaaagaaaaaagatgttCGGAAAAAATGGCATTGCAAAATCAAGGATATTTCTTTTCGACAAGCTTAAAAATTGGCTCGCCAGTACAAACCATTGAGGTCTTAGTGGATACAGGTTCATCTGACTTATTCATTTCGAGCACTTCTAATCCATATTGTGGTAATATTTGTCAACAATTTGGTGCCTTCAACCCAAATAATTCAGAAAGTTATAAGGAATTGCCATATGACTTCTTTAGTTATTTTGGTGATGGAACTGTGGTTAATGGGACCTGGGCATCTGAAACCATAACATTGGATAATGGCAATAAGTTACCAGACCTTCAATTTGGTCTAGTCACCACTGGGCAAGCATTGGTCAGCGGTGTCTTGGGTTTGGGTTTAACATCATTAGAAAGCGTTGTAAATTATGAAAATTGTCCtaatttatattatgaTAATTTCCCAGCAAGTTTAAGCAAAAATGGTTTAATTGCAAGCAACAGCTATTCCATACAAATGTTTGCAGAGACAAGCTCTATAATATTTGGGGGCGTTGATTTGGGTTTAATTGAAGATGGTTTTATGTTCACTTACCCCTTAATTTCTGATTCTAGATTTGCAATCACCATGCAATCATTAAAAAGTGCTGGGaaaactattattaaaaataaagtttctGTTTATTTAGACACGGGTACAACAACATTAACCTTGCCCCAAAACTACGCCGACTCTTTGGCTTCAACGTTTAATGCCACGTGGGATTCTAATCAATTTGCTTATATGCTTCCTACTTGTGTTGATAAAAGCAGGAAAGACATAGTAGTTGAAGTCAACTTTGGTGATATCACTATTAACATCGAGTCATCCGATATGATTGCTGAGCAAGACGGCCAATGTGCATTAAATTTGTTGCCAACAAACACAAACCAGATTATATTGGGtgatcctttttttttaaatgcaTATACTGTTTTTGATCTAGATAACCGTGAAATATCGATTGCCAAATTGAATAAAGATCCATTTTATAGTTCCGTAAAGGATATTACTTACTGGGTTCCTGGTGCTATCAAGGGATGGTATTACGGTTCCACTGCAAAAAGAACATTTAATCGTGCAACTACCACTACCATATTATCGGTAAATACGGCAGCTAATGAAAAGTATGAAGCTTTCAAAGATATTGAAGGTTTTGACAAGTTTTGGGAATGattgaaataaatttgAGCATTGGAGTTGGATgataatatatgtatatgtgtgtgtatgattcttatttatttcgcttgtttgtttatatgtttatttatttagtgtagtaataaaatggtatataattatatatatatatatataaataaaaataaaaactacactcgctttttttgtttcaaagATTCGGATAGTTGCAAGTTCGGATTGATTCTTAGCAGAAGAAAATGTCCGAGGAGCAAGAAGGGAAATATCcgagggaaaaaaagaagaaaaaaagaagcgaaaaaaaaaaaatagtttgAAATGCTGATTACAAATCATTGAAATTTTAACTAAGCTAATATTTCCTGGCGTTGTTACTTACAATAAtgtttttctctttttttttttcttataaaATGTCATCACAACACTTTTGTCTTAGAAagtaaaaggaaaaaggataatatattaaactATGTTTACTGGCATAATAGAAACCCAAGGTGTAATTAAAGCTATCGATAAAAACCCTGATAATTTCAGCGTTGAAATTGAAATTCCCAAAGATAAAGAATCTTTCCTAGAAGATTGTCACATTGGCGATTCCATATCATGTGGCGGTATATGTTTAACAGTTATTTCATTCACTTCAAACTCCTTTAGAGTGGGCATATCCCAAGAAACTTTACGAAGAACaaacattgaaaaaatgTGGCAGTCCATACCAAACGCCCATGTAAACTTAGAAAGAGCAATGGGTCATGGTAATACCAGGTTTGGTGGGCACTATGTTCAAGGCCATATTGATACAGTTGCTACTATCATAAGCAAAGAATCTGAAGGTGATTCTATAAATTATGGTTTTGAATTGCGCGATCCTGAATATGAACAGTATATTGTTGAAAAGGGATTTATTACAATTGATGGTGCATCTTTAACTGTTACCAAAATTGAAGGGCCTAAATTCTGGATAAGCATGATCAAACATACCCAGGGAATTTTATGTCCAAGAGAAATTGGTGATTTAGTGAACATCGAGGTTGATTTAACGGGCAAGTTAATTTCCAAACAGGTGAAACTATACTTAGGGAAACATTTGAATAAATAGTACACCGGAACGTAACTCTTAATGGaagttattttgttatacatatatatatatacatacacaCTTATTtaacatttaaatattaacgATACACCTTCGTCACCAGCAGTAACTATTTTATCCTTACCagcaaaacaaaaatctAGAACACCCGTGTTGTGACCGACACATGTAAAAGTGGGTTCATGAAATTTTCTTGCATCATATTTATAAACATTCCCGTTAATACaggaaatgaaaatatctAAATCTCTAAATAAAATCTTGGTAGCACTATCGGGCAGTGTAACCGAAGATCTTAGTCTCATAGAAGTTGTTTCATAAAGTAGCACATCGCCTCTGACTAAACCGACACATAATAACGGCATCCCACCAGAAGTACACCAGGCAATACTTTCGATGGATGCATTAGACTCTTCCTCTTCCGGTTTTAAAGTTATAACACATGGATTCAAATGTAAAACATGTCCGCTAGTACAGTTTATTACGGTTAAGCACCCATTATTTGATCCGACACAagcaatatttttggtaaAACAACTTAATGATATCCAGGGACATTCTAGCCCTTTGAAGTCACTGCTTGTCCATTTGTGAATAATATCACCAGTATAACAATTCCAGACCACTATGGTTCCATCTATAGAACATGTAACTAATTGGACAGGTGATGGATTATTAGTATCATTTTGAATTGATGGTAAGAAATCACCCATAGAGCAATCCTGTTGATGGGCAAATCCACTCATTAACAAAACTAATTCATCAGTTGATTCCTCAATAGAATAGCACCATACACTGCCGTCAATTCCGCCAAATGCGAAAATTGATTCGATAGTGGGATGGGTTTTCATCCAAACAATTTCATCGCATTGTTGTAATTCACCAATATTTTTCCAACGAGAGCCATCTTTAGAGCTTTTGCTCACCTTACAAATACCATTCATATCACATGtgattaaatatttacctTGTTGACTAGTAAATGCACAGGCAATGACACTCTCACTATGCTCAATGGATTGAGCAAATTTAGGTGGCACAGAATGAGAAGTCCATAGATATGCAACATTATCCGCACCACCAGAACAAACTAAGGGCAATTTAGGGTGATGTGAGACACAAAAAATACTATCACTAtgtttatcaaaataaGCAATACTATTGTTACTCATATCAATTTCGATATCGGGTTGTTCATCCGCCGGTGCTATCTCTAAAGGTTGTTGTTCTTCTGGTTTATCCTCTTGAAATTCAGATTCATTTGGGACTGGCAAATCATCGGAAACTTGAATTTCTTCATCAACTTCAGCAAGGTTGATGTATTCTGCGTCGTCAATATCTTCTATTTGTTGGTGTTGTAAATTATcactcatttttttttttttctttatttttcccaCGCTGAAATTATAGGGttatattttgatattatttttttttgggaaCGATTTTGTTCAATGgacgtatatatatatatatatatatatatatatgaatgGAAAAAGGAGGCTATTGCGGTACTGATCAAATACAAACAGATCAAAATTTGTAAAAGATGCTTCTGGGATTAGTAATCATGAAAAGTTTGGACATTGCTTTAtctacaaaataaataaaaaaaactaagaaaaaaaactaagaaaaaaaagaaaaaaaaaaaagaaacgttatacaaaaaaaagcctgttttattttatcttattttaattttttttttccaatttttcgcttttcaaaaatattgctTCTTTTTCgttcttttttgttcttgtttttcaagctataaaaatattaaaaaaattacaattttgctttcctcttcttcttttttatccAAAGTTATCTTTTCCTTGaaacaaatttaaataaacagaaaaaagaaaaattaactaaaaattaaagaaggaaaaggaaaacaaCTTACAAGCCAATAATGTCTACTTCTACTAATGCTACAGTTGTTAAGAAAATAGGTTTTCAATGGGGGTTTAAGCCAAATACTAactctaataataataatagtaataataataataataataataataataataataataataataataataataataatcgtGCTGTCAATGCCAACAAAATTCAAACTAATGATCTCATAAATTTAAGTTCAGATAAACATCTTTTATCATCTGATAACGATGTTTCTAGGGAAGTAAGTGACATATTtagaataaataacaacTCCAAggataataattatattcaCTCTTTAAACTTCTACAATGCTAATGATAGTGGTAATGGTATTAACAGTACTAACAACGCCACTCATAATAGCATCAACAgtaataaatctaaattaaaaaggtCTAGGcattttcaatttgatGCTGCAGCTGACATTACTAATGGCTCAAATATGAATGGTcatatttctaaaaaaagatcaagCTTTTATTCGCTAAACAATACCAAGTCTCGCAATAATCTCCATAACAGCAAAAAACCATTCATGAAATCACATCCATTGTCTATATCCAGAATTGTGGAGCTAATGAATAAAGAACAACTGGagaaattaatattaacacTAGTGCAAAATCACCCACAATTAACAAGCTCTATATACACATCATGTGCTAACGATAGCAATATCAGTAGTAGCACATCCACGCCAATGTTAATTGATCAGATGTGTAATAAATTGCatgaaaaattgaaattagtTCATAAAGTGATACCATATTCTTTGGATAATGAGGTTAATTCACTCTATAATGattattgttttgaaaGGATTAAAGTGCAATTATTGGAGTTTTTAAACTGCTGTATAGAAtatattcaatttattgatgtaattaaagaaaaatggaGACTATTAGATGAAATATGCAAGATGTTAATTAAGGTTCCTAAATTTTCAAACGagattaataattattattttagatTATGTTTGGAACAAATTGATAGATTTTGGTATGAGAGTATTATGATGAGTATTATAAACAACGGTACTACTGAATTAAGCAATAATAACCCTACTAACAGTATTAACAACGATTGGTATTATATACTTGGAGATAGACTTAAAAACCATATTTTAGCATTAGGTGGGTATGatacttttaaattacTAGCCAACCTTTTACAGCAAGAAGATGAAAGAACTAGTTTACAATATGGTGGTGCTTATGATGGTAACAATACTAGCAACGTTAATGGTTTTATAGTTAGCAATAGCTTGAACCCTGCAGGccatattaataatatcaatccTAATAATGGTGATAAAACTGCTAGTCATAACTGGTATTAATGAACTGTTCTTTGTATTAAGAActttgctatttttttcattttttcacCCCCTATATCTTTTGAAATACGGAATAAAGCTTTAATtggaaaaagatttttacAATAGTATATTTGCATTTATTTTAGAttgagttttttttttttttttttttacaattttacGATAGTTTATGAAGAAAATGGATCATAagaatagaaataaaaatacctATTATATATAGTTGGTTAAAATCGGAAAGAATAATACTTGATTTTCTGGCACCTTAGCTTATGGTATGTGATTGCTTTTTAATGGTTGTTATATGTTTCTTAAGTCAGAAATTTTAGATCTTCTTCAAGAGTTGGGGTACTTGCTTATGGTGTTATTGGTGCAGTAGAATTCAAATATTCCAAATGATGTTAAAAATGTAGATATCTTTCTATATTTATTCGACAATTAtcttctttatatatacataaatatatatatacttctaatcttttaaaaccttttatgtttttatttttgggaAAGTACGCATGAAGTTGCTGGCTTTATCGCTCCTTTTCATTTCATcatgtatttattttttatttttatttttatttttttttatttattattttttattttttatttttacttttactttctttctttttccctgAATTTTAATCTAAATCAAAGATGTttgtacatatatatatatatatct is part of the Saccharomycodes ludwigii strain NBRC 1722 chromosome III, whole genome shotgun sequence genome and encodes:
- the SNL1 gene encoding Snl1p (similar to Saccharomyces cerevisiae YIL016W | SNL1 | Suppressor of Nup116-C Lethal), which gives rise to MNNLTSIISNYVDTKKIKHVLDKTQSYVDQTKFVTSKNIFTAISFCLLSLIYLLAKSTPKKKKKLQKKKSHKNRDIGLSTSKPPSKKSHDEQIKSALNKYDSEYKEGVTRLVTNYNPELQDDVYQKNYYNEMLLKLLIELDGVDLTTIENPELKSELKSKRKTAIRSIQAELHKLDAL
- the SQT1 gene encoding Sqt1p (similar to Saccharomyces cerevisiae YIR012W | SQT1 | Suppressor of QSR1 Truncations), coding for MSDNLQHQQIEDIDDAEYINLAEVDEEIQVSDDLPVPNESEFQEDKPEEQQPLEIAPADEQPDIEIDMSNNSIAYFDKHSDSIFCVSHHPKLPLVCSGGADNVAYLWTSHSVPPKFAQSIEHSESVIACAFTSQQGKYLITCDMNGICKVSKSSKDGSRWKNIGELQQCDEIVWMKTHPTIESIFAFGGIDGSVWCYSIEESTDELVLLMSGFAHQQDCSMGDFLPSIQNDTNNPSPVQLVTCSIDGTIVVWNCYTGDIIHKWTSSDFKGLECPWISLSCFTKNIACVGSNNGCLTVINCTSGHVLHLNPCVITLKPEEEESNASIESIAWCTSGGMPLLCVGLVRGDVLLYETTSMRLRSSVTLPDSATKILFRDLDIFISCINGNVYKYDARKFHEPTFTCVGHNTGVLDFCFAGKDKIVTAGDEGVSLIFKC
- the VID28 gene encoding glucose-induced degradation complex subunit VID28 (similar to Saccharomyces cerevisiae YIL017C | VID28 | Vacuolar Import and Degradation), coding for MPYLSPTRLREIKHSIMGDAFSKVKFISDCKTKKLQGTDLLDELLTLLLNNHIQIITGTISDDSIVPSRDDILEIFIGLFNLEINVYPIDTSTYLLKLIFLLITGRLKVGSAVDLEFTYKYFCCINTGLQYSVPKALLQQHEADESIENKKPYITDQFIEFSADLLEKIYINTQDTITNATDERPTLIYKCVSEILDILMKLTYQRSINRENKFFTIIPLILNMFYEKYRYALDFKVLYINHLLPSNIKTPNLKVLQFLNPYEIEILTKTMILLSNKTTKNEASFMDIDEYSRLKVFVKIFTKAIDNLELKCAAIKYLLTSAEYDGDFSELYLLIYQHQEVVDNLPWWFDVLDILLISFRNDTIMLDQFSQGILNNFLMPYFEERFFSLLQYRQHTMASYHELAQLFELLSLLCSYNADYKFTLLDFKFPFYNAEELLQKNKKTKKRLRLSSACTESNGGKELQKNQKNKTLLDRINKIYQDADSNYRGTIGDRDDTVKDGVVTGSHLVEIIRNGINGHVENLKKALQLPVYDTDEAYPCLITSELTKSMLILTKSLTRSASSLRKYFKSKVIANTFLNLVSSEIDLIFYFKNSTLQKKLLKSEVEILAFALGIISNFSLEFSPLQPFIFSNGSIFIGSLNKIFDLFQDPNVFYFNPDVILNNLWVLRNRTFESSVEVRVELLSQISLEKILKYTIDPNWKIQEQCFYLLANLTCSSRKLINMLLKCFLTETIKDCQSDVTESCYLFEFLASKMKKLNVNNEVQFRILLSILYILANISAINEHKRQMIVENDDLMNCIKDILSRNISGYTYKALNLACLRILSNLVWSSHQTPGHSYNNTYINRNEEEENEEEENEKENGNLSHGGYIFSTTNPARFNKNLKSRNNTDTEDLKDRSSILVEMGFQPIIDKYLKSKDNHIFEAAKFIQAKLIIPSNGNVSI
- the STS1 gene encoding Sts1p (similar to Saccharomyces cerevisiae YIR011C | STS1 | Sec Twenty-three Suppressor 1) codes for the protein MSTSTNATVVKKIGFQWGFKPNTNSNNNNSNNNNNNNNNNNNNNNNNNNRAVNANKIQTNDLINLSSDKHLLSSDNDVSREVSDIFRINNNSKDNNYIHSLNFYNANDSGNGINSTNNATHNSINSNKSKLKRSRHFQFDAAADITNGSNMNGHISKKRSSFYSLNNTKSRNNLHNSKKPFMKSHPLSISRIVELMNKEQLEKLILTLVQNHPQLTSSIYTSCANDSNISSSTSTPMLIDQMCNKLHEKLKLVHKVIPYSLDNEVNSLYNDYCFERIKVQLLEFLNCCIEYIQFIDVIKEKWRLLDEICKMLIKVPKFSNEINNYYFRLCLEQIDRFWYESIMMSIINNGTTELSNNNPTNSINNDWYYILGDRLKNHILALGGYDTFKLLANLLQQEDERTSLQYGGAYDGNNTSNVNGFIVSNSLNPAGHINNINPNNGDKTASHNWY
- the RIB5 gene encoding riboflavin synthase (similar to Saccharomyces cerevisiae YBR256C | RIB5 | RIBoflavin biosynthesis), which codes for MFTGIIETQGVIKAIDKNPDNFSVEIEIPKDKESFLEDCHIGDSISCGGICLTVISFTSNSFRVGISQETLRRTNIEKMWQSIPNAHVNLERAMGHGNTRFGGHYVQGHIDTVATIISKESEGDSINYGFELRDPEYEQYIVEKGFITIDGASLTVTKIEGPKFWISMIKHTQGILCPREIGDLVNIEVDLTGKLISKQVKLYLGKHLNK
- the BAR1 gene encoding aspartyl protease BAR1 (similar to Saccharomyces cerevisiae YIL015W | BAR1 | BARrier to the alpha factor response): MTLSKKKITNNSNYNDSKEKRCSEKMALQNQGYFFSTSLKIGSPVQTIEVLVDTGSSDLFISSTSNPYCGNICQQFGAFNPNNSESYKELPYDFFSYFGDGTVVNGTWASETITLDNGNKLPDLQFGLVTTGQALVSGVLGLGLTSLESVVNYENCPNLYYDNFPASLSKNGLIASNSYSIQMFAETSSIIFGGVDLGLIEDGFMFTYPLISDSRFAITMQSLKSAGKTIIKNKVSVYLDTGTTTLTLPQNYADSLASTFNATWDSNQFAYMLPTCVDKSRKDIVVEVNFGDITINIESSDMIAEQDGQCALNLLPTNTNQIILGDPFFLNAYTVFDLDNREISIAKLNKDPFYSSVKDITYWVPGAIKGWYYGSTAKRTFNRATTTTILSVNTAANEKYEAFKDIEGFDKFWE